One window of Novosphingobium sp. 9U genomic DNA carries:
- a CDS encoding ParB/RepB/Spo0J family partition protein, whose translation MSEEVGVTTAPVAKSKAKGLGRGLGALLGETRREEPVATGASSPASDEPRSPGLALLPVALISPDPQQPRRHFDEDALDELAASIAQRGVIQPVVVRALDQGRYQLVAGERRWRAAQKAQLHEIPALIRDLSDRDVMALALIENLQREDLNPIEEARAYHRLAESEGLTQAEIAKMVDKSRSHVANLQRLLALPETVMDLVERGSLSMGHARALIGSDDAEEIAQAAVAKQMSVREVEKLIRRKSKGEAAPRRARTARNSSDDADIVAVQGHLEEFLGLPVRIQSDADPKSGLVTIKYTTLDQLDLICQRLTGGSI comes from the coding sequence ATGAGCGAGGAAGTCGGTGTGACGACCGCACCGGTCGCCAAGTCCAAGGCCAAGGGCCTGGGCCGTGGGCTGGGAGCACTGCTCGGTGAGACGCGGCGAGAGGAGCCGGTTGCGACGGGCGCAAGTTCACCCGCAAGCGACGAACCCAGATCGCCGGGGCTGGCGCTTCTCCCGGTGGCCTTGATATCGCCCGATCCTCAGCAGCCGCGCCGTCATTTCGATGAGGACGCGCTGGACGAACTGGCAGCATCGATCGCGCAGCGGGGAGTGATCCAGCCAGTCGTCGTTCGCGCGCTAGACCAAGGCCGCTATCAACTCGTTGCCGGTGAGCGGCGCTGGAGAGCAGCGCAGAAGGCGCAGCTGCACGAGATCCCGGCGCTCATCCGCGACCTAAGTGACCGCGATGTCATGGCGCTGGCTCTCATCGAAAACCTGCAGCGCGAGGACCTTAATCCGATCGAGGAGGCCCGAGCTTACCACCGGCTGGCCGAGAGCGAGGGGCTCACTCAGGCCGAGATCGCCAAGATGGTCGACAAGAGCCGCAGCCACGTGGCGAACCTGCAGCGGCTGCTGGCTCTGCCTGAAACGGTGATGGACCTGGTCGAGCGAGGTTCGCTGTCGATGGGTCATGCACGCGCGCTGATCGGCTCAGACGATGCCGAAGAGATTGCGCAAGCGGCCGTTGCTAAGCAGATGTCCGTGCGCGAGGTCGAAAAGCTGATCCGCCGCAAGTCCAAGGGCGAGGCTGCGCCGCGCCGCGCGCGCACTGCCCGCAACTCGAGCGACGATGCCGACATCGTCGCCGTCCAGGGGCATCTTGAAGAATTTCTTGGCTTGCCTGTCCGTATCCAGAGTGACGCCGATCCGAAATCGGGGCTCGTCACGATCAAGTATACGACCTTGGACCAACTCGACTTGATCTGTCAAAGACTGACCGGTGGCTCGATCTAA